In one Scyliorhinus canicula chromosome 3, sScyCan1.1, whole genome shotgun sequence genomic region, the following are encoded:
- the tars1 gene encoding threonine--tRNA ligase 1, cytoplasmic, producing MTYGRRISGTASGLSEQQEEEEAAAPAPWVIASAKRLMEVEAVAQQLEAMDVQGQLKVASEKHKEGGKKKNNKDAGDTMKTELNPWPAYINERLELYNKLKAESDSILAEHAMKESKQITITLPDGKQVQGDSWKSTPYKVACGISQGLADNVVVAKVNGVVWDLDRPLEEDCSLALLKFEEEEAQAVYWHSSAHILGEAMERVFGGCLCYGPPIENGFYYDMFLEEGGVSSNDFPALESLCKRIMKDKQPFERLEVKKETLLAMFKYNKFKCRILNEKVKTPTTTVYRCGPLIDLCRGPHVRHTGKIKAMKVHKNSSTYWEGKADMETLQRIYGISFPDSKMLKEWEKFQEEAKNRDHRKLGREQELFFFHELSPGSCFFLPKGAYIYNELIEFIRSEYTKRGFTEVVSPNIYNHKLWQTSGHWQHYSENMFCFEVEKEIFALKPMNCPGHCLMFDHRPRSWRELPLRFADFGVLHRNELSGALTGLTRVRRFQQDDAHIFCTMEQIEAEIKGCLDFLRAVYDVFGFTFKLELSTRPENFLGDVEVWNTAEKQLENSLNGFGEKWTLNPGDGAFYGPKIDIKIKDAIGRYHQCATIQLDFQLPIRFNLTYVSHDGADQNRPVIIHRAILGSVERMIAILTESYGGKWPLWLSPCQVMVVPVGPTCEEYAQKVQRQFHDAGLMSDVDLDQGCTLNKKIRNAQLAQYNFILVVGEKEKSSETVNVRTRDNKVHGERTITETIQRLLQHKKSRSKHAEEEF from the exons ATGACGTACGGCAGGCGGATTTCCGGGACGGCCAGCGGACTGTCAGAGcaacaggaggaggaagaggcagcAGCACCAGCACCTTGGGTTATTGCATCAGCCAAGCGGTTGATGGAGGTCGAGGCAGTGGCCCAGCAGCTGGAGGCCATGGACGTGCAGGGCCAG CTGAAAGTTGCATCTGAAAAACATAAAGAAGGAGGCAAGAAGAAAAACAATAAAGATGCTGGCGATACGATGAAAACCGAG TTGAATCCATGGCCTGCTTATATTAATGAACGACTTGAACTGTACAACAAACTCAAAGCAGAAAGTGATTCTATTTTAGCGGAGCATGCTATGAAAGAGAGCAAGCAAATAACAATCACATTGCCAGATGGTAAACAAGTACAGGGAGACTCCTGGAAAAGCACCCCTTACAAGGTTGCCTGTGGAATTAG TCAAGGTTTGGCTGACAACGTGGTTGTTGCTAAAGTAAATGGAGTAGTTTGGGACTTGGATCGACCGCTGGAAGAAGACTGCAGTCTAGCATTGCTGAAGTTTGAGGAAGAGGAGGCCCAAGCT GTATACTGGCATTCTAGTGCCCACATATTGGGAGAGGCCATGGAACGAGTCTTTGGAGGGTGTCTCTGTTATGGACCACCAATTGAAAATGGTTTTTATTATGACATGTTCTTGGAAGAAGG GGGAGTCTCCAGCAATGATTTTCCAGCTCTAGAAAGTCTGTGTAAACGTATTATGAAGGATAAGCAACCATTTGAGAGACTTGAAGTTAAAAAAGAGACTCTTCTGGCAATGTTCAAG TACAACAAATTCAAGTGTAGAATTCTAAATGAGAAGGTGAAAACTCCTACTACAACAGTGTATAG GTGTGGACCCCTGATTGACTTGTGTAGAGGACCTCACGTCAGACACACTGGAAAAATCAAGGCCATGAAAGTTCACAAA AATTCCTCCACCTACTGGGAAGGAAAGGCTGATATGGAGACGCTGCAAAGAATTTATGGAATTTCTTTTCCAGATTCCAAAATGTTGAAAGAATGGGAAAAGTTCCAAGAAGAAGCCAAAAACCGAGATCATAGAAAACTGGGGAGG GAGCAAGAGTTGTTTTTCTTCCATGAACTCAGTCCAGGAAGCTGTTTCTTCCTGCCTAAGGGAGCTTATATCTACAATGAACTCATTGAATTCATTCGG agTGAGTACACAAAAAGAGGCTTTACAGAGGTGGTGTCTCCCAACATTTACAACCACAAACTGTGGCAAACATCGGGACACTGGCAGCATTACAGTGAGAACATGTTCTGTTTTGAGGTGGAGAAGGAAATCTTTGCTCTGAAACCTATGAATTGCCCAGGTCATTG CCTCATGTTTGACCATCGCCCACggtcctggcgggagctgccattGCGGTTTGCTGACTTTGGAGTGCTTCACCGTAATGAGCTGTCCGGAGCACTGACGGGCCTGACTCGAGTCCGCCGGTTCCAGCAGGATGATGCCCACATTTTCTGTACCATGGAGCAG atTGAAGCAGAAATTAAAGGTTGCTTGGACTTCCTACGTGCTGTCTATGATGTTTTCGGATTTACTTTTAAACTTGAACTTTCCACTCGTCCGGAGAACTTTCTTGGTGATGTTGAAGTTTGGAACACAGCTGAGAAG CAACTTGAAAATAGCCTCAATGGGTTTGGTGAGAAGTGGACCTTGAATCCTGGTGATGGTGCTTTTTATGGCCCAAAG ATTGACATTAAAATCAAAGATGCTATCGGTAGATATCATCAGTGTGCTACAATTCAGTTGGATTTCCAGTTGCCAATCAGATTTAACTTGACCTATGTGAG TCATGATGGTGCTGACCAGAACAGGCCTGTTATCATTCACCGTGCCATCTTGGGTTCTGTGGAACGAATGATTGCAATTTTGACAGAAAGCTATGGAGGCAAATG GCCTCTCTGGCTATCTCCATGTCAAGTTATGGTTGTACCTGTGGGACCTACATGTGAAGAATATGCACAAAAG GTTCAGCGGCAGTTTCATGATGCTGGGTTAATGAGTGATGTTGACCTTGATCAAGGATGCACACTGAACAAGAAGATCCGAAATGCACAGCTTGCCCAATATAACTTCATCCTTG